One stretch of Amycolatopsis sp. NBC_00345 DNA includes these proteins:
- a CDS encoding DegT/DnrJ/EryC1/StrS family aminotransferase, which yields MAIQYPVSQPWLEGRELEYVTETITDGWISSQGPFVKRFEQAFADYHGIAHGVACSSGTTALTLALRALGVGPGDEVIVPEFTMIASAWAVTYTGATPVFVDCGDDLNIDVSLIEAKITPRTKVIMPVHIYGRRCDMDAIMTLAYEYNLRVVEDSAEAHGVRPVGDIACFSLFGNKIITSGEGGICLTEDPRLAGQMAHLRAMAFDSDHTFLHKKVGYNFRMTSMQAAVALAQTEQLDEILALRRGIEKRYDDFLAGIDGITLMPPRDVLWMYDLRAERRDELRAFLADAGIETRLFFKPMSRQPGYLDPGWPSLNASRFSEDGFYLPTHTGLTEAGQEFICGRIRAFHHA from the coding sequence ATGGCGATCCAATACCCGGTTTCCCAGCCCTGGCTCGAAGGGCGCGAACTGGAATACGTGACCGAGACGATCACCGACGGCTGGATCTCTTCCCAGGGACCGTTCGTCAAGAGGTTCGAGCAGGCTTTCGCCGATTACCACGGCATCGCCCACGGTGTCGCCTGCTCGTCGGGGACCACCGCGCTCACCCTGGCCCTGCGGGCGCTGGGCGTCGGGCCCGGCGACGAGGTGATCGTGCCGGAGTTCACCATGATCGCGTCGGCGTGGGCGGTGACCTACACCGGCGCCACCCCGGTCTTCGTCGACTGTGGTGACGACCTCAACATCGACGTTTCGCTCATCGAAGCCAAGATCACCCCGCGCACGAAGGTCATCATGCCCGTCCACATCTACGGCCGGCGCTGCGACATGGACGCGATCATGACCCTGGCCTACGAGTACAACCTCCGGGTGGTCGAGGACTCGGCCGAGGCGCACGGCGTGCGCCCGGTGGGCGACATCGCCTGTTTCTCGCTGTTCGGCAACAAGATCATCACCTCGGGCGAGGGCGGCATCTGCCTGACCGAAGACCCGAGGCTGGCCGGCCAGATGGCGCACCTGCGTGCGATGGCCTTCGATTCCGACCACACCTTCCTGCACAAGAAGGTCGGCTACAACTTCCGCATGACCAGCATGCAGGCCGCCGTCGCGCTCGCGCAGACCGAGCAGCTGGACGAGATCCTGGCCCTGCGCAGGGGAATCGAGAAGCGGTACGACGACTTCCTCGCCGGGATCGACGGGATCACCCTGATGCCGCCCCGGGACGTGCTGTGGATGTACGACCTGCGCGCCGAACGCCGCGACGAGCTGCGCGCGTTCCTGGCCGACGCGGGCATCGAGACCCGGTTGTTCTTCAAGCCCATGAGCCGGCAGCCCGGTTACCTCGACCCCGGCTGGCCTTCGCTGAACGCCAGCCGGTTCAGCGAGGACGGGTTCTACCTGCCCACCCACACCGGGCTCACCGAAGCCGGCCAGGAGTTCATCTGCGGGCGGATCCGCGCGTTCCACCACGCCTGA
- a CDS encoding cytochrome P450 produces the protein MTSVEPNIVDFPARRAGRPFPPPEYAEIRARDGLVKATLSEGRTVWLATRHEDVRTVLTDRRISSNPAHDGFPNFGRTGGVPAADQVPGWFVGMDPPEHGRFRKALIPEFTVRKIKELRPEIQRVVDGRVDAMLAAGNSADLVAGFALPVPSLVITALLGVPYADHDFFEAKTRTLVSFASTDEEREAAGKHILRYITRLITLKQQRPADDLLSRLLASGAMTPQELSGVAMLLLIAGHETTANNISLGVVTLLSHREWIGDPRVVEELLRLHSVADLVALRVAVEDVEIGGRLVKAGEGIVPLVAAANHDADAFAGPTRFDPARAARHHVAFGYGVHQCLGQNLVRAEMEIAYRTLFARIPALEIAAPIEDLPFKYDGILFGLHALPVKW, from the coding sequence ATGACGAGCGTCGAACCGAACATCGTCGACTTTCCGGCTCGCCGGGCGGGGCGTCCGTTCCCGCCGCCGGAATACGCCGAGATCCGCGCCCGGGACGGGCTGGTCAAGGCCACCCTGTCGGAGGGCCGGACGGTCTGGCTGGCCACCCGCCACGAGGACGTGCGCACGGTGCTCACCGACCGCCGCATCAGCTCCAACCCGGCCCACGACGGGTTCCCGAACTTCGGGCGCACCGGCGGGGTGCCGGCCGCCGACCAGGTCCCGGGCTGGTTCGTCGGGATGGACCCACCGGAGCACGGCCGGTTCCGCAAGGCCCTGATCCCCGAGTTCACCGTGCGCAAGATCAAGGAGCTGCGCCCGGAGATCCAGCGGGTCGTCGACGGGCGCGTCGACGCCATGCTCGCCGCGGGGAACTCGGCCGACCTCGTGGCCGGCTTCGCGCTTCCCGTGCCCTCGCTGGTGATCACGGCGCTGCTGGGCGTGCCCTACGCCGATCACGACTTCTTCGAGGCGAAGACCCGGACCCTGGTCAGCTTCGCCTCGACCGACGAGGAGCGCGAGGCCGCGGGCAAGCACATCCTGCGCTACATCACCCGTCTCATCACGCTCAAGCAGCAGCGGCCCGCCGACGACCTGCTGAGCCGGCTGCTGGCCTCGGGCGCCATGACACCCCAGGAGCTGTCCGGCGTCGCGATGCTGCTGCTGATCGCCGGCCACGAGACCACCGCGAACAACATCTCGCTCGGCGTGGTCACCCTGCTGTCGCACCGGGAATGGATCGGCGACCCCCGCGTCGTCGAAGAGCTGCTGAGGCTCCACTCCGTGGCCGACCTGGTCGCGCTCCGCGTGGCGGTCGAAGACGTCGAGATCGGCGGCCGGCTGGTCAAGGCGGGCGAAGGCATCGTCCCGCTGGTGGCCGCGGCCAACCACGACGCCGACGCGTTCGCCGGGCCCACCCGGTTCGACCCCGCCCGCGCCGCCCGCCACCACGTGGCGTTCGGCTACGGCGTCCACCAGTGCCTCGGCCAGAACCTCGTCCGGGCCGAGATGGAGATCGCCTACCGGACCCTGTTCGCCCGGATCCCGGCCCTGGAGATCGCGGCACCGATCGAGGACCTGCCGTTCAAGTACGACGGCATCCTGTTCGGGCTGCACGCTTTGCCGGTCAAGTGGTGA
- a CDS encoding SDR family NAD(P)-dependent oxidoreductase, producing the protein MPDDQKLVEYLKWVTADLHQTRRRLEEAESGKQEPVAIVGMACRFPGGVGSPEGLWDLVASSSDGITEFPVDRGWDLATLAGDGQGRSATTEGGFLDDISGFDAGFFGISPREALAMDPQQRLLLETSWEAMERAGLDPGTLRGSRTGVFVGTNGQDYANLVLASGEDVEGHAGTGLAASVVSGRISYTFGLEGPAVTIDTACSSSLVALHLAAQALRSGECSMALAGGVTVMSTALGFAGFTRQGGLATDGRCKAFSDDADGTGWSEGIGMLLVEKLSDAERLGHQVLAVVRGSAVNQDGASNGLTAPNGPSQQRVIRAALAGAGLSTLDVDAVEAHGTGTVLGDPIEAQAIIATYGQDREIPLWLGGIKSNIGHTQAAAGVAGVIKMVMAIRHGVLPETLHVTEPSSHVDWSAGAVSLLTERVEWPEVGRPRRAGVSSFGISGTNAHIILEQASESESTVSTVVTSGVLPWVVSGKGIPALRDQADRLLAYAKENPGIAAADMGLSLATTRTAFDRRAVVLGETRDELLAGLADLTGVVTGTADVEGRTVFVFPGQGSQWAGMGARLAEESPEFAERLQECAAALSSFVDWSLLDVLHEVEGAPSLDRVDVVQPASWAIMVSLAALWRSRGVEPDAVVGHSQGEIAAAVVSGALSLEDGARVVSLRSKAIRDTLAGRGGMMSIPLPPADVEARLDGRAISVAAVNGPKSVVVSGEPGALDTLFEELTAEEVRVRRIAVDYASHSAQVEDLEADLASLLATVTPREAEIPFFSTVTGDWLDTTTMDAGYWYRNLRQAVGFEPAVRALLGQGHRAFVEVSAHPVLTGSIHETLDETGGPAVVAGTLRRDAGDLRRFLTSMAEVFVRGVGVDWAPAFPAGARPAGLPTYAFQHERHWPRAVPPQSDAHGLGLVSADHPLLGAAVSLAGSDGLLLTGRLSLATHPWLADHRVGGLVLLPGTGFLELAIRAADQAGCGRIDELTLSIPLVLPPEEAVAIQVRVGAPGDQDRRDLQIFSRPVDAPADQEWTEHATGVLSSAERATGFDVSAWPPADAVPIDLDGFYDGGTFGPVFQGLRAAWRDDTAVYAEVTLPPTAEDAEAFGMHPALLDAALHAVSFVDPETAGKLLLPFAWTGVSLHAGGASTLRVRLAGIGTDTVSLAAADIEGEPVLSADSLVLRSASTALATGARADRQPLFRVEWTPVPAASAPGTRWAIVGGDEFGFAAAASLAGDVVTSFVDSPDEVAGAVPEVFLLPVKGDLTAGGPASVHALTARALGRIQQFLADDRFAGSRMVVVTRGAMAAGGEDVTDLAAAAVWGLVRSAQTENPGRFLLADLDDTEESADAVPALLGAFEDGESQVVVREGVVSAGRLAPLVPGDGLLPPSDSPWRLDSSHRGSLENLTLLACPEVLEPLTGRQVRIRVAAAGVNFRDVLKALGMYPGRDGLMGAEATGVVTEIGPDVTSVKPGDRVLGMIDGGFGPVAVADERYLGLVPEGWSDESAASVALVFLTAYHAFVDLAGLRRGETVLVHAGAGGVGMAAIQLARHLGAEVFATASEGKGDRLRALGVADDHIASSRTTEFGPRFLEATGGRGVDVVLNALAGEFVDASLAVLAPGGRFVEMGKTDIREGLTDVDYRAFDLGTVTPERIQEMLGELLELFSAGVLEPLPVTAWDVRRAPEAFRYMSLARHIGKIVLRMPRAWDPGGTVLITGGTGALAGQLARHLAAERGVRHLLLASRRGPDAPGALELRAELIAHGAEVTIAACDTADRAATAELLASIPAAHPLTAVVHTAGVLDDGVVASLTPERLDTVLRPKVDAAWHLHELTAGLPLAAFVLYSSVSGVTGSPGQANYAAANVFLDALAQHRRAHGLPATSLAWGLWEQASEMTGALTGNDVKRISSAGLPAIGTRQGMAMYDAATVSDEALIAALKVGAAGMGRRGEVPALLRGLVPAGRRAAASGAEAVSTESLRDRLRGLGPAEQEELVRNLVVDYAAGLLGHRDASALDPDRAFLESGFDSLIAVELRNKLAETAGLRLPSTIVFDRKTPSQLASWLCGEITGDLGAAPVRAAKTRPRESDETLEKLYFGALDAGKTKEAMLLLKAVVALRPTFEAPAELDELPVPATLSDGPEEPRLICVSAPVVTGGVHQYARIAAQFRGRRTVSALPLIGFATGEALPATPAATARMIAESALQASDGKPFVLVGHSSAGALAYAAAGVLENTWGIKPEAVIMLDALSLHHRGDESVDFDKIAQDYLGSLETSAVVPNVARLSAMSHYFTMVAGMEFPPLTVPTLLVKCAVPFAETRADAVTESTVPADTVRIVEADHFSLAMEDSAVTAEVMEDWLGSLVLARG; encoded by the coding sequence ATGCCGGACGACCAGAAGCTCGTCGAATACCTGAAGTGGGTCACCGCCGACCTGCACCAGACGCGCCGGCGCCTGGAAGAGGCCGAGTCCGGGAAGCAGGAGCCCGTCGCGATCGTCGGGATGGCGTGCCGGTTCCCCGGCGGCGTCGGCTCACCGGAGGGACTCTGGGACCTCGTCGCGTCCTCTTCGGACGGGATCACGGAGTTCCCGGTGGACCGCGGCTGGGACCTCGCCACGCTCGCCGGTGACGGCCAGGGCCGCAGCGCGACCACCGAGGGCGGTTTCCTCGACGACATCAGCGGTTTCGATGCGGGGTTCTTCGGGATTTCGCCGCGGGAGGCGCTGGCGATGGATCCGCAGCAGCGGTTGCTGCTGGAGACTTCGTGGGAGGCGATGGAGCGCGCGGGCCTCGATCCGGGCACTTTGCGCGGCAGCCGGACCGGTGTGTTCGTCGGCACCAACGGCCAGGACTACGCGAACCTCGTCCTCGCTTCGGGCGAGGACGTGGAAGGCCACGCGGGCACCGGTCTGGCGGCGAGCGTCGTCTCGGGTCGCATTTCTTACACGTTCGGCTTGGAAGGCCCGGCCGTTACGATCGACACGGCGTGCTCGTCGTCTCTGGTGGCCTTGCATCTGGCGGCGCAGGCGTTGCGTTCCGGTGAGTGCTCGATGGCGCTGGCCGGCGGAGTGACGGTGATGTCGACCGCACTGGGCTTCGCCGGGTTCACGCGCCAGGGCGGGCTCGCCACCGACGGGCGGTGCAAGGCGTTCTCCGACGACGCCGACGGCACTGGCTGGTCCGAAGGGATCGGCATGCTGCTGGTGGAGAAGCTGTCGGACGCGGAGCGTCTCGGCCACCAGGTCTTGGCGGTGGTGCGGGGTTCCGCGGTGAACCAGGACGGCGCGTCCAACGGCCTCACCGCCCCCAACGGCCCGTCGCAGCAGCGGGTGATCCGGGCGGCGCTGGCGGGCGCAGGTCTGTCCACTTTGGATGTTGATGCGGTGGAGGCGCATGGCACCGGCACGGTGCTGGGTGATCCGATCGAGGCTCAGGCGATTATCGCGACGTATGGGCAGGATCGGGAGATCCCGTTGTGGCTGGGCGGGATCAAGTCCAACATCGGTCACACCCAGGCCGCGGCCGGGGTGGCCGGGGTGATCAAGATGGTGATGGCGATCCGGCACGGTGTGCTGCCGGAGACGTTGCACGTCACGGAGCCGTCGTCGCATGTGGACTGGTCCGCGGGTGCGGTGTCGTTGCTGACTGAGCGAGTGGAGTGGCCGGAGGTCGGCCGCCCGCGCCGCGCTGGAGTGTCCTCGTTCGGGATCAGCGGGACCAATGCGCACATCATCCTGGAGCAGGCCTCCGAGTCGGAAAGCACCGTGAGCACGGTTGTGACCAGCGGTGTGCTCCCGTGGGTGGTTTCGGGCAAGGGCATACCGGCCCTGCGCGACCAGGCCGACCGGCTGCTGGCCTACGCGAAGGAGAACCCGGGGATCGCCGCGGCGGACATGGGTCTCTCCCTCGCCACTACGCGCACCGCGTTCGACCGGCGTGCGGTCGTGCTGGGGGAGACCCGGGACGAGCTGCTCGCCGGGCTGGCCGATCTGACCGGCGTGGTCACCGGTACGGCCGACGTCGAGGGCCGCACGGTGTTCGTCTTCCCCGGCCAAGGCTCGCAGTGGGCCGGGATGGGCGCCCGCCTCGCCGAGGAGTCGCCCGAGTTCGCCGAGCGCCTCCAGGAGTGCGCGGCCGCGCTGTCGTCCTTCGTGGACTGGTCGCTGCTTGATGTGCTGCACGAGGTCGAGGGCGCGCCGTCGCTGGACCGGGTGGACGTGGTCCAGCCGGCGTCGTGGGCGATCATGGTCTCCCTGGCCGCGTTGTGGCGCTCTCGGGGAGTCGAGCCGGACGCGGTGGTGGGGCATTCACAGGGGGAGATCGCCGCGGCGGTGGTGTCCGGCGCACTGTCGCTTGAGGACGGTGCGCGGGTCGTCTCCCTGCGCAGCAAGGCGATCCGGGACACCCTGGCCGGCCGCGGCGGGATGATGTCGATCCCTCTGCCGCCGGCCGACGTCGAAGCCCGGCTGGACGGCCGGGCGATCTCGGTCGCGGCGGTCAACGGGCCGAAGTCCGTGGTCGTGTCCGGCGAGCCCGGCGCGCTCGACACGCTGTTCGAAGAGCTGACGGCCGAGGAGGTCCGGGTCCGCCGGATCGCAGTGGACTACGCGTCCCATTCCGCCCAGGTCGAAGACCTCGAAGCGGATCTGGCGTCGCTGCTGGCCACGGTGACTCCGCGCGAGGCCGAGATCCCCTTCTTCTCCACAGTGACCGGTGACTGGCTCGACACCACGACGATGGACGCCGGGTACTGGTACCGCAACCTGCGCCAGGCCGTCGGGTTCGAGCCGGCCGTCCGCGCCCTGCTCGGGCAGGGCCACCGCGCGTTCGTCGAGGTGAGCGCGCACCCGGTGCTCACCGGCAGCATCCACGAGACGCTCGACGAGACCGGCGGACCGGCCGTGGTCGCCGGGACCCTGCGCCGTGACGCCGGTGACCTGCGGCGATTCCTGACCTCGATGGCGGAGGTGTTCGTCCGCGGGGTCGGCGTCGACTGGGCGCCCGCGTTCCCCGCCGGCGCCCGCCCGGCCGGCCTGCCGACCTACGCCTTCCAGCACGAGCGGCACTGGCCGCGGGCGGTGCCGCCGCAGTCCGACGCGCACGGCCTCGGACTGGTCTCCGCGGACCACCCGCTGCTCGGCGCCGCGGTGTCGCTCGCCGGGTCGGACGGGCTGCTGCTGACCGGGCGGCTGTCGCTGGCGACCCACCCCTGGCTCGCCGACCACCGCGTCGGCGGCCTGGTGCTGTTGCCCGGCACGGGTTTCCTGGAGCTGGCCATCCGCGCCGCGGACCAGGCCGGCTGCGGCCGGATCGACGAGCTGACGCTGTCGATACCCCTGGTGCTGCCGCCGGAGGAAGCGGTGGCGATCCAGGTGCGGGTCGGCGCCCCCGGCGACCAGGACCGCCGTGACCTCCAGATCTTCTCGCGTCCCGTGGACGCTCCGGCGGACCAGGAGTGGACCGAACACGCCACCGGTGTGCTCTCTTCGGCCGAGCGGGCGACCGGGTTCGACGTGAGTGCCTGGCCGCCCGCGGACGCGGTGCCCATCGACCTCGACGGCTTCTACGACGGCGGCACCTTCGGCCCGGTCTTCCAGGGCCTGCGCGCGGCCTGGCGGGACGACACCGCGGTCTACGCCGAAGTCACCCTGCCGCCGACTGCCGAAGACGCCGAGGCGTTCGGGATGCACCCCGCGCTGCTGGACGCGGCGCTGCACGCGGTGTCGTTCGTCGATCCCGAGACGGCGGGCAAACTCCTGCTGCCGTTCGCGTGGACCGGTGTGTCCCTGCATGCCGGCGGCGCCTCGACGCTGCGCGTGCGCCTCGCCGGGATCGGCACCGACACGGTCTCGCTCGCGGCAGCGGACATCGAGGGGGAGCCGGTGCTGTCGGCGGACTCCTTGGTCCTGCGGTCCGCGTCCACGGCACTCGCCACCGGGGCGCGTGCGGACCGGCAGCCGCTGTTCCGGGTGGAGTGGACGCCCGTCCCGGCCGCCTCGGCCCCCGGCACGCGCTGGGCGATCGTCGGCGGCGACGAGTTCGGCTTCGCCGCTGCAGCCAGCCTCGCCGGTGACGTTGTGACGTCCTTTGTGGACTCTCCGGACGAGGTCGCCGGCGCGGTGCCGGAGGTGTTCCTGCTGCCGGTCAAGGGTGACCTCACCGCGGGCGGCCCGGCTTCGGTGCACGCGCTGACCGCCCGGGCCCTCGGCCGGATCCAGCAGTTCCTCGCCGACGACCGCTTCGCCGGCTCCCGCATGGTCGTGGTGACCCGGGGCGCGATGGCCGCCGGCGGCGAAGACGTCACTGACCTCGCGGCCGCCGCGGTGTGGGGCCTGGTGCGCTCGGCGCAGACCGAGAACCCGGGGCGGTTCCTGCTGGCGGACCTCGACGACACGGAAGAATCAGCCGATGCCGTTCCGGCGTTGCTCGGCGCTTTCGAAGACGGCGAGTCGCAGGTCGTGGTGCGCGAAGGCGTGGTCAGCGCGGGGCGGCTCGCCCCACTGGTGCCGGGTGACGGCCTCCTGCCGCCGTCCGACAGTCCGTGGCGCCTTGACAGCAGCCACCGCGGCAGCCTCGAAAACCTGACCCTGCTCGCCTGCCCCGAGGTGCTGGAGCCGCTCACCGGACGTCAGGTCCGGATCCGGGTCGCCGCCGCCGGGGTCAACTTCCGCGACGTCCTCAAGGCTCTGGGCATGTACCCGGGCCGTGACGGGCTGATGGGCGCCGAGGCCACCGGGGTGGTGACCGAGATCGGCCCCGACGTCACGTCGGTCAAACCGGGCGACCGGGTGCTGGGCATGATCGACGGCGGGTTCGGTCCGGTCGCCGTGGCCGACGAGCGTTACCTCGGCCTGGTGCCCGAGGGCTGGTCTGACGAAAGCGCCGCCTCGGTGGCGCTGGTGTTCCTGACCGCGTACCACGCGTTCGTCGACCTGGCCGGGCTGCGCCGCGGCGAAACCGTTCTCGTGCATGCCGGCGCGGGCGGCGTCGGCATGGCCGCGATCCAGCTCGCCCGGCACCTCGGCGCCGAGGTCTTCGCCACCGCGAGCGAAGGCAAAGGGGACCGGCTGCGCGCCCTCGGCGTCGCCGACGATCACATCGCGTCCTCACGCACGACCGAGTTCGGCCCGCGGTTCCTGGAGGCCACCGGGGGACGCGGCGTCGACGTCGTGCTCAACGCCCTCGCCGGGGAGTTCGTCGACGCCTCGCTGGCGGTGCTCGCGCCGGGGGGCCGGTTCGTCGAGATGGGCAAGACCGACATCCGCGAAGGTCTCACGGACGTGGACTACCGGGCGTTCGACCTCGGCACGGTCACGCCGGAGCGGATCCAGGAGATGCTGGGAGAACTGCTGGAGCTGTTCTCCGCGGGTGTGCTCGAGCCGCTGCCGGTGACCGCCTGGGACGTGCGCCGGGCCCCGGAGGCGTTCCGGTACATGAGCCTCGCCCGGCACATCGGCAAGATCGTGCTGAGGATGCCGAGGGCGTGGGACCCCGGTGGAACCGTCCTGATCACCGGGGGCACCGGGGCGCTCGCCGGGCAGCTCGCCCGGCACCTGGCCGCCGAACGCGGGGTGCGGCACCTGCTGCTCGCGAGCCGCCGCGGCCCGGACGCGCCGGGGGCGCTGGAGCTGCGGGCCGAGCTCATCGCGCACGGCGCCGAAGTCACGATCGCCGCCTGCGACACCGCCGACCGCGCCGCGACCGCCGAGCTGCTCGCGTCGATCCCGGCGGCCCACCCGCTGACCGCGGTGGTGCACACGGCCGGGGTGCTCGACGACGGCGTCGTCGCGTCTCTGACCCCGGAGCGGCTGGACACCGTCCTGCGGCCGAAGGTCGACGCCGCGTGGCACCTGCACGAGCTCACCGCGGGCCTCCCGCTCGCCGCGTTCGTGCTGTACTCCTCGGTCTCCGGTGTGACCGGCAGCCCGGGACAAGCCAACTACGCGGCGGCGAACGTCTTCCTCGACGCGCTGGCCCAGCACCGCCGGGCCCACGGCCTGCCGGCGACCTCGCTGGCGTGGGGCCTGTGGGAGCAGGCGAGCGAGATGACCGGCGCGCTCACCGGCAACGACGTCAAGCGGATCTCCTCGGCCGGGCTGCCCGCCATCGGCACCCGCCAGGGCATGGCGATGTACGACGCCGCCACGGTTTCCGACGAGGCGCTCATCGCGGCGCTGAAGGTCGGCGCCGCCGGGATGGGCCGCCGGGGCGAGGTCCCGGCGCTGCTGCGGGGACTGGTGCCGGCGGGACGGCGGGCGGCCGCGTCCGGCGCCGAGGCCGTCTCGACGGAGAGCCTGCGGGACCGGCTCCGGGGGCTCGGCCCGGCCGAGCAGGAGGAGCTGGTCCGGAACCTGGTGGTGGACTACGCCGCCGGGCTGCTCGGGCATCGCGACGCTTCGGCCCTCGACCCGGACCGGGCGTTCCTCGAATCGGGTTTCGACTCCCTGATCGCGGTGGAGCTGCGCAACAAGCTCGCCGAGACGGCCGGGCTGCGGCTGCCTTCGACGATCGTGTTCGACCGCAAGACCCCCTCGCAGCTGGCTTCCTGGCTGTGCGGTGAGATCACCGGCGACCTCGGGGCTGCTCCCGTGCGGGCAGCGAAGACCCGGCCGCGCGAATCGGACGAGACGCTGGAGAAGCTGTACTTCGGCGCGCTCGACGCCGGCAAGACCAAGGAGGCCATGCTGCTGCTCAAGGCCGTCGTCGCGCTGCGGCCGACCTTCGAGGCCCCGGCCGAGCTGGACGAGCTGCCGGTACCGGCCACCCTGTCCGACGGGCCGGAGGAGCCGCGGCTGATCTGCGTCAGCGCCCCGGTGGTCACCGGCGGGGTCCACCAGTACGCGCGGATCGCGGCCCAGTTCCGCGGCCGGCGCACGGTGTCGGCGCTGCCCCTGATCGGTTTCGCGACCGGGGAGGCGCTGCCAGCCACCCCGGCGGCGACGGCGAGGATGATCGCCGAGAGCGCGCTGCAGGCCAGCGACGGGAAGCCGTTCGTGCTCGTCGGGCACTCCTCGGCCGGCGCGCTCGCGTACGCGGCCGCCGGCGTGCTGGAAAACACCTGGGGCATCAAGCCCGAGGCGGTGATCATGCTCGACGCGCTGAGCCTGCACCACCGCGGCGACGAGAGCGTCGACTTCGACAAGATCGCCCAGGACTACCTGGGCAGCCTGGAAACGTCGGCGGTCGTCCCGAACGTCGCGCGGCTGTCCGCGATGAGCCACTACTTCACCATGGTGGCGGGCATGGAGTTCCCCCCGCTCACCGTGCCGACCCTGCTGGTCAAGTGCGCGGTGCCGTTCGCGGAAACCCGGGCGGACGCGGTCACCGAGTCCACCGTGCCCGCCGACACCGTGCGCATCGTCGAAGCCGACCACTTCTCGCTCGCCATGGAGGATTCGGCGGTCACCGCCGAGGTCATGGAGGACTGGCTCGGCTCGCTGGTCCTGGCCCGGGGATGA